The following are encoded together in the Lathyrus oleraceus cultivar Zhongwan6 chromosome 3, CAAS_Psat_ZW6_1.0, whole genome shotgun sequence genome:
- the LOC127125734 gene encoding vacuolar protein-sorting-associated protein 37 homolog 1: protein MFKFWGSQDQQSQGGSSQSWYPPSVMNSSSSSRPATPASSSGSPRPSSHIPPAEAAGTIASLKDKSVDELRKLLSDKDAYQQFLQSLDQVKIQNNLKDELSKENLQLAEENLQKEPRIMELRNQCRIIRTTELATASEKLNELEKQKEEMLKLNSPASLLQRIQESVNQTDEESENLHQQLLDKEIDLAAFLQKYKKLRTTYHKRTLIHLAAKTSNI from the exons ATGTTTAAATTCTG GGGATCACAAGATCAACAATCGCAGGGGGGTTCATCACAGTCGTGGTATCCACCATCTGTTATGAACTCGTCGAGTTCTTCAAGGCCTGCTACACCTGCTTCCTCGTCTGGTTCGCCAAGGCCTTCTTCGCATATTCCACCGGCAGAAGCAGCTGGAACTATTGCTTCTTTGAAGGATAAAAG TGTTGATGAGTTAAGAAAGCTTTTATCTGATAAAGATGCTTATCAACAGTTTCTACAGTCACTTGACCAGGTCAAGATTCAAAACAAT CTGAAAGATGAGCTTAGCAAGGAGAATTTGCAGCTTGCAG AGGAGAATCTACAAAAGGAACCTCGTATCATGGAACTTAGGAATCAG TGTAGAATTATTCGAACAACTGAGTTAGCTACTGCCAGTGAGAAACTAAATGAGCTCGAGAAGCAGAAAGAAGAAATGCTAAAGTTGAATTCCCCTGCATCCCTTCTCCAAAGGATTCAAG AGTCTGTGAACCAGACAGATGAGGAGTCTGAAAACCTGCACCAGCAACTCCTTGACAAAGAGATTGATCTTGCAGCTTTTTTGCAGAAATACAAGAAGCTACGCACCACCTACCACAAGAGAACTCTTATACATCTTGCTGCTAAAACATCAAATATATGA
- the LOC127125735 gene encoding protein RGF1 INDUCIBLE TRANSCRIPTION FACTOR 1, translating to MDTVLVPPWLEPLLKTLFFNMCRIHADAARNECNMYCLDCNNGDGAFCFYCRSSRHKDHQVIQIRRSSYHDVVRVSEIQKVLDISGVQTYVINSARVLFLNVRPQPKSGKGVAHICEICGRSLLDSFRFCSLGCKLERIKKNGDASFAIEGGKNEAMRMEGVSSSRSEEELREGSTQDMYPITPPPPPLNARRRKDLTLLILEASMDYQHFLYVCPLWSLFLSISFYVFYLINYIKIK from the exons ATG GACACAGTTTTGGTGCCACCATGGCTGGAGCCATTGCTGAAAACACTGTTTTTCAACATGTGCCGGATTCACGCGGATGCAGCTCGGAATGAGTGTAACATGTATTGTTTAGACTGCAACAATGGCGACGGCGCCTTCTGCTTTTATTGCCGTTCTTCAAGACACAAAGATCATCAAGTCATTCAG ATAAGAAGATCATCTTATCACGATGTGGTGAGGGTGTCAGAGATTCAGAAAGTGTTGGACATAAGTGGAGTTCAGACCTATGTTATAAACAGTGCTAGAGTATTGTTCTTGAATGTGAGGCCTCAACCAAAATCTGGTAAAGGAGTAGCTCACATTTGTGAGATTTGTGGAAGGAGTCTCTTGGATTCATTTAGGTTCTGTTCTTTGGGATGTAAG CTTGAAAGAATAAAGAAAAATGGAGATGCAAGTTTTGCTATTGAAGGGGGTAAGAATGAAGCAATGAGAATGGAGGGGGTGTCAAGTAGTAGATCAGAAGAAGAATTGCGTGAAGGTTCAACACAAGATATGTATCCTATCACACCTCCTCCTCCTCCTTTAAATGCAAGAAGAAGAAAAG ATTTAACATTACTCATTTTGGAGGCATCAATGGATTACCAACACTTTCTCTATGTTTGCCCTTTATGGTCTCTCTTTCTCTCTATTTCTTTTTATGTATTTTACTTAATaaattatattaaaataaaataa